Proteins encoded in a region of the Agromyces protaetiae genome:
- the serA gene encoding phosphoglycerate dehydrogenase — protein MSKPVVLIAEELSPATVDALGPDFEIRSVDGTDRPALLSALADANAILVRSATKVDAEAIAAAPKLQVIARAGVGLDNVDIKAATTAGVMVVNAPTSNIISAAELTVGHILSLARHIPAAHSALAQGEWKRSAYTGTELYEKTVGIIGLGRIGALIAARLQAFGVEVIAYDPYITAARAQQLGVQTVSLDELLERSDFITIHMPKTPETTGMIGTEQLAKMKPTAFVVNVARGGLIDEAALHDALVNGTIAGAGLDVFVSEPPKESPLLGLPNVVVTPHLGASTDEAQEKAGVSVAKSVRLALAGELVPDAVNVAGGVIDPYVRPGISLVEKLGQLFSGLVDGPLTSLDIEVHGELNDYDVSVLKLAALKGVFTNVVSESVSYVNAPLLAEQRGIEVRLITDAESPEYRNVITLKGAQGDGRQVSVSGTLTGPKQIEKLVGIDGYEIEVPIASHHIVMLYTDRPGIVAVYGSEFGDAGINIAGMQIARREAGGQALSVLTVDSPVPADVLERVRAATDAEVMVEIDITES, from the coding sequence GTGTCAAAGCCGGTCGTGCTGATCGCCGAAGAACTCTCGCCCGCCACCGTCGACGCCCTCGGGCCCGACTTCGAGATCCGCTCGGTCGACGGCACCGACCGTCCGGCGCTGCTCTCGGCGCTCGCCGACGCGAACGCGATCCTCGTGCGCTCGGCGACCAAGGTCGACGCCGAGGCGATCGCTGCGGCACCGAAGCTGCAGGTCATCGCACGTGCGGGCGTCGGCCTCGACAACGTCGACATCAAGGCCGCGACGACCGCGGGCGTCATGGTCGTGAACGCGCCGACCTCGAACATCATCTCGGCTGCCGAGCTCACGGTCGGGCACATCCTGAGCCTCGCGCGGCACATCCCGGCGGCGCACTCGGCCCTCGCGCAGGGGGAGTGGAAGCGGTCGGCGTACACCGGCACCGAGCTCTACGAGAAGACCGTCGGCATCATCGGCCTCGGCCGCATCGGCGCGCTCATCGCCGCCCGCCTACAGGCGTTCGGCGTCGAGGTCATCGCGTACGACCCGTACATCACGGCGGCGCGGGCGCAGCAGCTCGGCGTGCAGACCGTGTCGCTCGACGAGCTGCTCGAGCGCAGCGATTTCATCACCATCCACATGCCGAAGACGCCCGAGACGACGGGCATGATCGGCACCGAGCAGCTCGCCAAGATGAAGCCGACGGCGTTCGTGGTGAACGTCGCCCGCGGCGGGCTCATCGACGAGGCCGCGCTGCACGACGCGCTCGTGAACGGCACGATCGCCGGTGCGGGTCTCGACGTGTTCGTCTCGGAGCCGCCGAAGGAGTCGCCGCTGCTCGGCCTGCCGAACGTCGTCGTCACCCCGCATCTCGGGGCCTCGACCGACGAGGCGCAGGAGAAGGCCGGCGTCTCGGTGGCGAAGTCGGTGCGGCTCGCGCTCGCCGGCGAGCTCGTGCCTGACGCGGTGAACGTGGCGGGCGGCGTCATCGACCCGTACGTGCGCCCCGGTATCTCGCTCGTCGAGAAGCTCGGCCAGCTCTTCTCCGGTCTGGTCGACGGCCCGCTCACGAGCCTCGACATCGAGGTGCACGGCGAGCTGAACGACTACGACGTGAGCGTCCTCAAGCTCGCCGCGCTGAAGGGCGTCTTCACGAACGTCGTCAGCGAGTCGGTGTCCTACGTGAACGCGCCGTTGCTCGCCGAGCAGCGTGGCATCGAGGTGCGCCTCATCACCGACGCCGAGTCGCCCGAGTACCGCAATGTGATCACGCTCAAGGGTGCGCAGGGCGACGGCCGCCAGGTGTCGGTGTCCGGCACGCTCACCGGCCCGAAGCAGATCGAGAAGCTCGTCGGCATCGACGGGTACGAGATCGAGGTGCCGATCGCGAGCCATCACATCGTCATGCTGTACACCGACCGCCCCGGCATCGTCGCGGTCTACGGCAGCGAGTTCGGTGACGCGGGCATCAACATCGCGGGTATGCAGATCGCCCGGCGCGAGGCCGGCGGGCAGGCGCTGAGCGTGCTCACGGTCGACTCGCCGGTTCCGGCCGACGTGCTCGAGCGGGTACGCGCTGCGACCGACGCCGAGGTCATGGTCGAGATCGACATCACCGAGTCCTAG
- a CDS encoding aminotransferase class V-fold PLP-dependent enzyme: protein MLDVDGAQPIAGYGAAAGRGYLAACTMGLPAAATVAALRADLDRWRLGTATAARYTEVAERSRAHAATLLGTSSDRIALGSQVSVFVALVAASAAPGDEVVCVDGDFSSLVSPFLVRGDLRVRHVPLAALADEIAADTAIVAYSLVQSATGEVADEASISRAARDAGAFLLVDTTQATGWLPTRHLDADLTVCHTYKWLSAPRGAAFAAHSDRALAELTPLAAGWYSGADPWTSCYGPSLHLADDASRFDVSPAWQAWVGAETALGVAASLDETAVLEHDLALANAFRARLGLEASDSAIVTWPDAEGDDLRALTAAGVVASGRAGRARVAFHVWNDDEDVELAAQALGRAAPS, encoded by the coding sequence ATGCTCGACGTCGACGGAGCCCAGCCCATCGCGGGATACGGCGCGGCCGCAGGGCGCGGGTACCTCGCCGCGTGCACCATGGGCCTGCCGGCCGCCGCGACGGTCGCCGCCCTCCGCGCCGACCTCGACCGCTGGCGCCTCGGCACCGCGACCGCGGCCCGGTACACCGAGGTCGCCGAGCGATCGCGCGCACACGCGGCGACCCTGCTCGGCACGAGCTCCGACCGCATCGCGCTCGGCTCGCAGGTGTCCGTGTTCGTGGCGCTCGTGGCCGCGTCCGCGGCACCGGGCGATGAGGTCGTGTGCGTCGACGGGGACTTCAGCTCGCTGGTCTCGCCCTTCCTCGTGCGCGGCGACCTGCGGGTCCGGCACGTGCCGCTCGCCGCGCTCGCCGACGAGATCGCCGCCGACACGGCGATCGTCGCCTATTCGCTCGTGCAGTCCGCGACGGGCGAGGTCGCCGACGAGGCATCCATCTCGCGCGCCGCGCGCGATGCCGGCGCCTTCCTGCTCGTGGACACCACGCAGGCGACCGGTTGGCTGCCGACCCGTCACCTCGACGCCGACCTCACGGTGTGCCACACCTACAAATGGCTCTCGGCCCCGCGGGGTGCGGCCTTCGCGGCCCACTCGGATCGCGCGCTCGCCGAGCTCACGCCGCTCGCCGCAGGCTGGTACTCCGGCGCCGACCCGTGGACGAGCTGCTACGGCCCGTCGCTGCACCTCGCCGACGACGCGTCGCGGTTCGACGTCTCCCCCGCGTGGCAGGCATGGGTCGGCGCCGAAACCGCACTCGGCGTCGCCGCATCGCTCGACGAGACGGCCGTGCTCGAACACGACCTCGCGCTGGCGAACGCGTTCCGAGCACGGCTCGGGCTCGAGGCATCCGACAGCGCGATCGTGACGTGGCCGGATGCCGAGGGCGACGACCTGCGTGCACTCACCGCGGCGGGCGTCGTCGCGTCCGGCCGCGCGGGGCGCGCCCGGGTGGCCTTCCACGTCTGGAACGACGACGAGGACGTCGAGCTCGCCGCGCAGGCGCTCGGTCGGGCGGCGCCGAGCTGA
- a CDS encoding TetR/AcrR family transcriptional regulator, which translates to MSRPPAAREAVLDAFERLIVADGERAATLDATAKAAGVSKGGLLYHFGSRHALIAGLTDRIRQLIDDDVARIDAAPDGAVSYFIRSSTDVATPLDRTFVAMVRLAQGGDRDAADALEEVRRRWIEVLSHHVADPTVALAVTLIGDGLYYHAALRAEADSPDASTIDDDAMNRLVALLQRLARERPADGRAAGGASDHPS; encoded by the coding sequence ATGAGCCGACCTCCTGCCGCTCGCGAGGCGGTACTCGACGCGTTCGAGCGACTGATCGTCGCCGACGGCGAACGGGCCGCCACCCTCGACGCGACCGCGAAGGCCGCAGGCGTGTCGAAGGGCGGGCTGCTGTACCACTTCGGGTCACGGCACGCGCTGATCGCCGGACTCACCGACCGCATCCGGCAGCTCATCGACGACGACGTCGCGCGGATCGACGCCGCCCCAGACGGCGCCGTCTCGTACTTCATCCGCTCGTCGACGGATGTCGCGACGCCGCTCGACCGCACGTTCGTGGCCATGGTGCGCCTCGCGCAGGGCGGCGATCGAGATGCGGCGGACGCGCTCGAAGAGGTGCGCCGGCGGTGGATCGAGGTGCTCTCGCACCACGTCGCCGACCCGACGGTCGCGCTCGCGGTCACCCTCATCGGCGATGGGCTGTACTACCACGCGGCCCTCCGCGCCGAGGCGGACTCGCCCGATGCCAGCACCATCGACGACGACGCGATGAACCGCCTCGTCGCCCTGCTCCAACGCCTCGCACGAGAACGCCCCGCCGACGGCCGGGCCGCGGGCGGGGCATCCGACCACCCGTCCTAG
- a CDS encoding nucleotidyltransferase family protein, whose protein sequence is MSIPVATPETLALRGVLDARRDEFEALLARYAATNPRLFGSIARGTAHEGSDIDILVEMDPADGNLLMRASGLMEETRTLFGRDDIDIFPVQLLKQPISTSALADAVAL, encoded by the coding sequence ATGTCCATTCCCGTCGCAACGCCGGAGACGCTCGCCCTTCGCGGGGTGCTCGATGCACGTCGTGACGAGTTCGAAGCACTGTTGGCGAGGTATGCGGCGACGAATCCGAGGCTCTTCGGATCGATTGCTCGTGGGACGGCACACGAGGGCAGCGACATCGACATCCTCGTCGAGATGGACCCGGCCGATGGGAACCTCCTCATGCGCGCATCCGGCCTCATGGAAGAGACTCGCACGCTCTTCGGTCGGGACGACATCGACATCTTCCCCGTGCAACTGCTCAAGCAACCCATCTCGACATCAGCGCTCGCTGACGCGGTTGCACTGTGA
- a CDS encoding MFS transporter → MHTDTSSTSIARTDTASLASDGPRAPRRAWVALAVLMLPVLLVSVDNTVLSFALPEIARDLAPTAAQQLWIIDAYPLVLAGLLVAMGSLGDRFGRRRLLLIGSLGFGIVSVAAAFAPTAEALIIARAALGFFGAMLMPSTLSLLRSVFTDREQRRLAIAIWATGFAAGSALGPIVGGVLLEHFAWGSVFLLAVPVLLPLVVLLPLLVRESRDPAPGPIDLLSIALSLAAMIPVVFGIKAIATDGPGGYGIPMILVGLVFGWLFVRRQLRRPKPMLDVRLFRRGAFGGAVLVNLMSVISLVGFLYFVSQHLQLIAGLSPVQAGLALTPGLVAMIAAGLLVVPIAKRVAARVVVPVGLTLSAGAYVVIALTADSGQLAPVVLAFVMLGIGIGAAETVSNELILSNAPAAKAGAASAVSETAYELGAVLGTAVMGSILTAYYRATLDLPTGLTAAQADAARETLAGAFTTASELPDAARVALEASAAHAFDSGVVVTSFIGVALMLTAAVVAATTLGRGAKRADQ, encoded by the coding sequence ATGCACACCGACACCTCGTCGACCTCGATCGCCCGCACCGACACGGCGTCCCTCGCCTCCGACGGCCCTCGCGCACCCCGCCGGGCGTGGGTCGCGCTCGCCGTACTCATGCTCCCCGTGCTCCTCGTCTCGGTCGACAACACGGTGCTGAGCTTCGCGCTCCCCGAGATCGCCCGCGACCTCGCGCCCACTGCCGCCCAGCAGCTCTGGATCATCGACGCCTACCCGCTCGTGCTCGCCGGCCTGCTCGTCGCGATGGGCTCGCTCGGCGACCGCTTCGGTCGCCGTCGTCTGCTGCTCATCGGATCGCTCGGCTTCGGAATCGTGTCGGTCGCCGCCGCGTTCGCGCCGACGGCCGAGGCCCTGATCATCGCCCGCGCCGCGCTCGGGTTCTTCGGTGCCATGCTCATGCCGTCGACGCTGTCACTGCTGCGATCGGTGTTCACCGACCGCGAGCAGCGCCGTCTCGCCATCGCGATCTGGGCGACCGGGTTCGCGGCGGGCAGCGCGCTCGGCCCCATCGTGGGTGGCGTGCTGCTCGAGCACTTCGCGTGGGGGTCGGTCTTCCTGCTCGCGGTGCCCGTGCTGCTGCCGCTCGTCGTGCTGCTCCCGCTCCTCGTCCGTGAAAGCCGCGACCCCGCACCCGGTCCGATCGATCTGTTGAGCATCGCCCTCTCGCTCGCCGCGATGATCCCGGTCGTGTTCGGCATCAAGGCGATCGCGACGGATGGGCCGGGCGGGTACGGCATCCCGATGATCCTCGTGGGCCTCGTGTTCGGCTGGCTCTTCGTACGCCGGCAGCTCCGTCGCCCGAAGCCCATGCTCGACGTGCGCCTGTTCCGCCGCGGTGCGTTCGGCGGTGCCGTTCTCGTGAACCTGATGAGCGTCATCTCGCTCGTCGGCTTCCTGTACTTCGTCTCGCAGCACCTGCAGCTGATCGCGGGGCTCAGCCCCGTGCAGGCCGGTCTCGCGCTCACGCCGGGTCTGGTCGCGATGATCGCGGCCGGGCTGCTCGTGGTGCCGATCGCCAAACGCGTCGCGGCGCGGGTCGTCGTGCCCGTCGGGCTCACACTCTCGGCCGGGGCCTATGTCGTCATCGCGCTCACGGCCGATTCCGGTCAGCTCGCACCGGTGGTGCTCGCCTTCGTCATGCTCGGCATCGGTATCGGGGCTGCGGAGACGGTCTCGAACGAGCTCATCCTCAGCAATGCCCCCGCCGCGAAAGCGGGCGCCGCGTCGGCGGTCTCCGAGACCGCCTACGAGCTGGGCGCGGTGCTCGGCACCGCGGTCATGGGCTCGATCCTGACCGCGTACTACCGGGCGACGCTCGATCTCCCGACCGGGCTGACCGCCGCGCAGGCCGACGCCGCCCGCGAGACGCTCGCCGGTGCGTTCACCACCGCGTCGGAGCTTCCCGACGCCGCACGCGTCGCGCTCGAGGCATCCGCCGCGCACGCGTTCGACAGCGGGGTCGTCGTGACCTCGTTCATCGGCGTCGCGCTCATGCTCACCGCCGCCGTGGTCGCGGCGACGACGCTCGGCAGAGGCGCGAAGCGCGCGGATCAGTAG
- a CDS encoding fumarylacetoacetate hydrolase family protein, whose protein sequence is MKIARFSHDESISFGIVDEEEHELVVLKADPMFAGFEPTGERVPLAEVKLLAPVIPRSKVVAVGRNYREHAAEFGNEAPAEPLLFLKPNTAVIGPGDAIVSPPQSERVEFEGELAVIIGRIAKNVAEADAEDVIFGYTIGNDVTARDLQRSDGQWTRAKGFDTFCPLGPVIDTEVDFEHGTIETSVNGERKQEGRLADMVHSVPAIIAYASSVFTLLPGDVILTGTPAGVGPIVAGDTVEVTVSGLGTLSNPVR, encoded by the coding sequence ATGAAGATCGCGCGGTTCAGTCACGATGAGTCCATCTCGTTCGGCATCGTCGACGAGGAGGAGCACGAGCTGGTCGTGCTGAAGGCCGACCCCATGTTCGCCGGGTTCGAGCCGACCGGCGAGCGGGTGCCGCTCGCCGAGGTGAAGCTGCTCGCGCCGGTGATCCCGCGTTCGAAGGTCGTGGCGGTCGGCCGCAACTATCGCGAGCACGCCGCCGAGTTCGGCAACGAGGCGCCCGCCGAACCGCTGCTGTTCCTGAAGCCGAACACGGCGGTCATCGGCCCGGGCGACGCGATCGTGTCCCCGCCGCAGAGCGAGCGGGTCGAGTTCGAAGGCGAACTGGCCGTGATCATCGGCCGCATCGCGAAGAACGTGGCGGAGGCCGACGCGGAAGACGTGATCTTCGGCTACACGATCGGCAACGACGTGACCGCACGCGACCTGCAGCGAAGCGACGGGCAGTGGACGCGTGCGAAGGGCTTCGACACGTTCTGCCCGCTCGGCCCGGTCATCGACACCGAGGTGGACTTCGAGCACGGCACGATCGAGACCAGCGTCAACGGCGAGCGCAAGCAGGAGGGCCGGCTCGCCGACATGGTGCACTCGGTGCCCGCCATCATCGCGTACGCGTCGAGCGTGTTCACGCTGCTGCCGGGCGACGTGATCCTGACCGGCACGCCCGCCGGCGTCGGCCCGATCGTCGCCGGGGACACCGTCGAGGTCACCGTGTCTGGGCTCGGGACGCTGTCGAACCCGGTGCGCTGA
- a CDS encoding 3-isopropylmalate dehydrogenase, with protein MVTTLKLAVIPGDGIGPEVVGEALKVLDAAIAGTDLAFEQTRFSLGAGRYLETGDVLTDDDLAAIAGHDAILLGAVGGAPGDPRLAGANIERGLLLKLRFELDHYVNLRPTVLHPNVVSPLAEPGEVDFVVVREGTEGPYVGNGGAIRVGTPHEIANEVSVNTAYGVERVVRYAFEQAAARRNRLTLVHKTNVLVFSGSLWKRTVDAVAAEYPGVAVDYLHVDAATIFLVTDPGRFDVIVTDNLFGDILTDLAGAISGGIGLAASGNINPDGRFPSMFEPVHGSAPDIAGKGIADPTAAILSVALLLRHLGEADAATRVEQAVTADLAERGDQRRSTIEVGDAIATRIQAALQPAHS; from the coding sequence ATGGTAACGACGCTCAAACTCGCGGTCATCCCCGGTGACGGGATCGGTCCGGAGGTCGTCGGCGAAGCGCTCAAGGTGCTCGACGCCGCCATCGCAGGCACCGACCTCGCGTTCGAACAGACCCGGTTCTCGCTCGGTGCCGGTCGCTACCTCGAGACGGGCGACGTGCTCACCGACGACGACCTGGCCGCGATCGCCGGTCACGACGCCATCTTGCTCGGCGCGGTCGGCGGCGCGCCCGGTGACCCGCGGCTCGCGGGCGCGAACATCGAACGCGGCCTGCTGCTGAAGCTGCGGTTCGAGCTCGACCACTATGTGAACCTTCGCCCGACCGTGCTCCATCCCAACGTCGTGAGCCCGCTGGCCGAGCCCGGGGAGGTCGACTTCGTCGTCGTCCGCGAGGGCACCGAGGGCCCGTACGTCGGCAACGGCGGAGCGATTCGTGTCGGCACGCCGCACGAGATTGCCAACGAGGTGTCGGTGAACACCGCGTACGGCGTCGAGCGCGTGGTGCGCTACGCGTTCGAGCAGGCGGCGGCGCGCCGTAACAGGCTCACGCTCGTGCACAAGACGAACGTGCTGGTCTTCTCCGGCTCGCTCTGGAAGCGCACGGTCGACGCGGTCGCCGCCGAGTACCCGGGCGTCGCGGTCGACTACCTGCACGTCGACGCGGCGACGATCTTCCTCGTCACGGATCCTGGTAGATTCGACGTCATCGTCACGGACAACCTCTTCGGCGACATCCTGACCGATCTGGCCGGCGCGATCAGCGGCGGCATCGGCCTCGCCGCCTCGGGCAATATCAACCCCGACGGCAGGTTCCCGAGCATGTTCGAGCCGGTGCACGGTTCGGCTCCCGACATCGCCGGGAAGGGCATCGCCGACCCCACGGCCGCGATCCTGTCGGTCGCGCTGCTGCTCCGCCACCTCGGCGAAGCGGATGCCGCGACCCGCGTGGAGCAGGCCGTGACCGCCGACCTCGCCGAACGCGGCGACCAGCGCCGCAGCACGATCGAGGTCGGCGACGCGATCGCCACCCGCATCCAGGCCGCACTGCAGCCCGCACACTCGTAG
- a CDS encoding DUF6458 family protein, which yields MSLGLGIVLFAIGAILAFAVNVTVDWIDVTTVGYILMGAGALVIILGIVLIARRRNTVSTSRTSVDPATGERVRRDETSTPDGPAAY from the coding sequence ATGAGCCTCGGACTCGGAATCGTCCTCTTCGCGATCGGCGCGATCCTCGCGTTCGCCGTGAACGTCACCGTCGACTGGATCGACGTGACGACCGTCGGCTACATCCTGATGGGTGCCGGAGCCCTCGTGATCATCCTCGGCATCGTGCTCATCGCGCGTCGCCGGAACACGGTCTCGACATCGCGCACGTCGGTCGACCCGGCGACCGGCGAGCGCGTGCGCCGCGACGAGACGAGCACGCCGGACGGCCCCGCGGCCTACTGA
- a CDS encoding branched-chain amino acid aminotransferase → MTTDLRLQAPSAAGLIWNVARNAEAKSDAERDAILADPGFGNHFTDHMVDLCWSQKGGWHRPRVSPYGPIQLDPAAAVLHYAQEIFEGLKAYRHADGSIWTFRPYENAARLQRSAHRMALPELPVEHFIDSLKQLVAVDGDWVPTAPETSLYLRPFMFAKEAFLGVRPAQKVAYYLIASPAGAYFSGNGGVQPVNIWLSTRYARAGKGGTGAAKTGGNYASSLLPQAEAYEKGCQQVMFLDEGKYLEELGGMNVVLVKKDGTLLTPESDTILEGITRDSILRLAADRGHEVEQRKITIDEWREGAASGDIVGAFACGTAAVVVPIGRLLAEDFEIAHVGDEAEQLALSLREELTGIQYGRVEDRHGWMLRLDA, encoded by the coding sequence ATGACCACCGACCTCCGCCTCCAGGCCCCCTCAGCCGCCGGACTCATCTGGAACGTCGCCCGCAACGCCGAGGCGAAGAGCGACGCCGAGCGCGACGCGATCCTCGCGGACCCGGGCTTCGGCAACCACTTCACCGACCACATGGTCGACCTGTGCTGGTCGCAGAAGGGCGGCTGGCACCGGCCGCGTGTCTCGCCGTACGGCCCGATCCAGCTCGATCCGGCGGCCGCCGTGCTGCATTACGCGCAGGAGATCTTCGAGGGCCTGAAGGCGTACCGTCACGCCGACGGCTCGATCTGGACCTTCCGGCCGTACGAGAACGCCGCCCGCCTCCAGCGTTCGGCCCACCGTATGGCGCTGCCCGAGCTGCCCGTCGAGCACTTCATCGACTCGCTGAAGCAGCTCGTCGCGGTCGATGGCGACTGGGTGCCGACGGCCCCCGAGACGAGCCTGTACCTCCGGCCGTTCATGTTCGCGAAGGAGGCGTTCCTCGGGGTGCGCCCCGCGCAGAAGGTCGCCTACTACCTCATCGCGAGCCCGGCGGGCGCGTATTTCAGCGGCAATGGCGGCGTGCAGCCGGTGAACATCTGGCTGTCGACGCGGTACGCGCGTGCGGGCAAGGGCGGCACGGGGGCGGCGAAGACCGGCGGGAACTACGCGTCGAGCCTGCTGCCCCAGGCCGAGGCGTACGAGAAGGGCTGCCAGCAGGTCATGTTCCTCGACGAGGGGAAGTACCTCGAGGAGCTCGGCGGCATGAACGTCGTCCTCGTGAAGAAGGACGGCACGCTGCTCACGCCCGAGTCGGACACGATCCTCGAGGGCATCACGCGCGACTCGATCCTGCGCCTCGCGGCGGACCGCGGCCACGAGGTCGAGCAGCGCAAGATCACGATCGACGAGTGGCGCGAGGGCGCGGCGTCGGGCGACATCGTCGGTGCGTTCGCGTGCGGCACGGCCGCGGTCGTGGTGCCGATCGGGCGCCTGCTCGCCGAGGACTTCGAGATCGCGCACGTCGGAGACGAGGCCGAGCAGCTCGCGCTGTCGCTGCGTGAGGAGCTCACGGGCATCCAGTACGGCCGCGTCGAGGACCGGCACGGCTGGATGCTCCGCCTCGACGCCTAA
- the gltX gene encoding glutamate--tRNA ligase, whose translation MSDTAHPTTTATGSDVRVRFCPSPTGTPHVGLVRTALFNWAYARHTGGTFVFRIEDTDAARDSEESYEMILDALTWLGLDWDEGIGIGGPHAPYRQSQRSDIYADVIARLKASGHVYESFSTAEEIDARNEAAGRPKQLGYDNFDRDLTDEQRAAFRAEGREPALRLRVPDVDLGFDDLVRGPIAFAAGSTIDFVVVRPNGAPLYTLVNPVDDAIMGITHVLRGEDLLSSTPRQIALYHALIDIGVTTFVPRFGHLPYVMGEGNKKLSKRDPESNLFHHRDRGFIPEGLVNYLALLGWGFSADRDVFSRDELVAAFDVADVNPNPARFDLKKAEAINGDHIRLLPVSEFAARTVPYLQREGIVELPISPAEEATLVEVAPLVQERIGLLGEAPGMVGFLFTDAAHLHFEEDALASLPANATEVLVAARDALDRLPGEAWATIEIEEALRGALVEGLGLKPRVAFGPVRVAISGRRVSPPLFESMTILGKIDSLARIDRLAFRLTI comes from the coding sequence ATGTCTGACACGGCCCACCCCACGACCACCGCCACCGGCAGCGACGTCCGCGTGCGTTTCTGCCCCTCGCCGACCGGCACGCCGCATGTCGGTCTCGTGCGCACCGCGCTGTTCAACTGGGCGTACGCCCGGCACACGGGCGGCACGTTCGTCTTCCGCATCGAAGACACCGACGCGGCGCGCGACAGCGAAGAGAGCTACGAGATGATCCTCGACGCGCTCACGTGGCTCGGGCTCGACTGGGACGAGGGCATCGGCATCGGCGGTCCGCACGCGCCGTACCGGCAGTCGCAGCGGAGCGACATCTACGCCGACGTGATCGCGCGGCTGAAGGCCTCCGGGCACGTGTACGAGAGCTTCTCGACCGCGGAGGAGATCGACGCGCGCAATGAGGCCGCCGGCCGGCCGAAGCAGCTCGGGTACGACAACTTCGATCGCGATCTCACCGACGAGCAGCGCGCGGCGTTCCGTGCGGAGGGGCGCGAGCCGGCGTTGCGGCTACGGGTGCCCGATGTGGACCTCGGCTTCGACGACCTCGTGCGCGGACCCATCGCGTTCGCGGCGGGGTCCACGATCGACTTCGTGGTCGTGCGGCCCAACGGCGCCCCGCTGTACACGCTCGTGAACCCGGTCGACGACGCCATCATGGGCATCACCCACGTGCTGCGCGGCGAAGATCTGCTGTCGTCGACGCCGCGGCAGATCGCGCTGTACCACGCGCTGATCGACATCGGCGTGACGACGTTCGTGCCGCGCTTCGGCCATCTGCCCTACGTCATGGGGGAGGGCAACAAGAAGCTCTCCAAGCGCGACCCCGAGTCGAACCTGTTCCACCATCGCGACCGCGGCTTCATCCCTGAGGGCCTGGTGAATTATCTCGCCCTGCTCGGCTGGGGCTTCTCGGCCGACCGCGACGTGTTCAGCCGCGACGAGCTCGTCGCCGCGTTTGACGTCGCCGACGTGAACCCGAACCCGGCCCGCTTCGACCTGAAGAAGGCCGAGGCGATCAACGGAGATCACATCCGGCTGCTGCCGGTGTCGGAGTTCGCGGCACGGACCGTGCCGTACCTGCAGCGCGAGGGCATCGTCGAGCTGCCCATCTCGCCCGCTGAAGAGGCGACCCTCGTCGAGGTGGCGCCCCTCGTGCAGGAGCGCATCGGCCTACTGGGCGAGGCGCCCGGCATGGTCGGCTTCCTGTTCACGGATGCTGCGCACCTGCACTTCGAGGAGGACGCGCTGGCGTCGCTCCCGGCGAACGCCACGGAGGTGCTCGTGGCGGCTCGCGACGCGCTCGACCGTCTGCCGGGGGAGGCGTGGGCGACCATCGAGATCGAGGAGGCGCTGCGCGGCGCGCTCGTCGAGGGGCTCGGCCTGAAGCCGCGTGTCGCGTTCGGCCCGGTCCGCGTCGCGATCTCGGGGCGGCGGGTGTCGCCGCCGCTGTTCGAGTCCATGACGATCCTCGGCAAGATCGACTCGCTCGCGCGCATCGACCGGCTCGCGTTCCGCCTGACGATCTGA